A window of Bradyrhizobium sp. AZCC 1610 contains these coding sequences:
- the trbL gene encoding P-type conjugative transfer protein TrbL has product MGGTGVIDRFLETFTRYIDSGFGLLGNEVAFLATTLAAIDVTLAALFWAWGTDEDIIARLVKKTLFVGVFAYLIGNWNNLARVVFESFAGLGLKTSGTGLSSAEFLRPGRIAQVGIDAGRPILDSISGLMGYVSFFENFVQIVVLLFAWVIVLLAFFILAIQLFVTLIEFKLTTLAGFVLIPFGLFGKTAFAAERVLGNVISSGVKVMVLAVIVGIGSTLFSQFTAGSSGAQIGIEDAMALVLAALALLGLGVFGPGIANSIVSGGPQLGAGAAVGTGLAAGGVVLAGAGLAAGSAGALAGAARGTATLAGSASGAFRAIGVSGASAMTSPLRRAAASPVGSSASTGGAAAGEGGAAQPPASASSANTQPSWASRLKSMKTMRHGASAATNAVRSADQDGGGASVDLSEGKQ; this is encoded by the coding sequence ATGGGTGGCACGGGCGTCATTGATCGATTTCTGGAAACTTTTACCCGCTATATCGACTCTGGTTTTGGGTTGCTTGGTAACGAAGTCGCCTTCCTCGCGACTACGCTCGCCGCGATCGACGTCACGCTGGCCGCCCTGTTCTGGGCTTGGGGTACTGATGAAGACATCATCGCCCGCCTTGTGAAGAAGACGCTGTTCGTTGGCGTCTTCGCGTACCTGATCGGCAATTGGAACAATCTCGCCCGCGTCGTTTTCGAGAGCTTTGCCGGTCTCGGCCTCAAGACCTCTGGCACGGGACTGTCCTCGGCCGAATTCCTGCGCCCGGGGCGGATCGCACAGGTCGGTATCGATGCCGGGCGGCCGATCCTGGACTCGATCTCGGGATTGATGGGCTATGTCAGCTTCTTCGAGAATTTCGTTCAGATCGTAGTGTTGCTGTTCGCCTGGGTGATCGTGCTGCTCGCTTTCTTCATTTTGGCAATCCAGCTCTTTGTCACCCTGATTGAATTCAAGCTGACGACGCTCGCTGGCTTCGTCCTGATCCCCTTTGGGCTATTCGGCAAGACGGCCTTCGCCGCCGAACGCGTGCTCGGCAACGTCATCTCGTCTGGCGTCAAGGTCATGGTGCTCGCCGTCATCGTCGGCATCGGCTCGACGCTGTTTTCGCAGTTTACCGCAGGCTCTAGCGGTGCACAGATCGGCATTGAAGATGCCATGGCCCTGGTGCTCGCAGCATTAGCGCTGCTGGGTCTGGGAGTCTTTGGACCCGGCATCGCCAACAGCATCGTATCCGGCGGCCCCCAGCTTGGCGCAGGAGCCGCCGTCGGCACGGGGTTAGCTGCTGGCGGAGTCGTGTTGGCCGGAGCGGGTCTTGCTGCAGGCAGCGCTGGTGCACTCGCGGGAGCCGCACGTGGAACTGCGACGCTAGCGGGCAGTGCGAGCGGTGCGTTTCGGGCGATCGGTGTGTCCGGCGCGTCCGCCATGACGAGCCCGCTTCGTCGCGCTGCGGCAAGTCCAGTTGGCAGCTCGGCATCAACCGGCGGCGCTGCGGCCGGTGAAGGCGGCGCAGCCCAGCCCCCTGCGAGTGCTTCATCTGCGAACACCCAGCCCAGTTGGGCCAGCCGCTTGAAGAGCATGAAGACCATGCGTCATGGGGCGTCCGCCGCCACCAACGCAGTCCGTTCTGCCGATCAGGATGGAGGCGGCGCCTCCGTCGATCTCTCGGAAGGAAAGCAGTGA
- a CDS encoding TrbI/VirB10 family protein translates to MTSTEANSAGSPHSTAPKTSEEIARSLRLRPERPPIKRLSRKILASGTALALLMVLAAVLWALQNNRTRRSASEELYSTDHHNVADGLAGLPRDYTGIPRDVPRLGPPLPGDLGRPIVAAQAQAGPLAVDAEQQRMNQESEAARISKVFASTNARPPAAITPAETTSNAVASPDEAYAQNGQDRKLAFINASIDRRTTSPDRVTKPASPYVVQAGSVIPAALITGLRSDLPGQITAQVTENIYDTPTGRSLLIAQGARLIGIYDSQVAFGQSRVLLVWTRLIMPNGRSIILERQPAADAGGYSGLQDEVDHHWGELFKAGLLSTLLSVGAELGSDAGNSDSGVLQALRRGAGDSFNQTGQQIVRRNLNMQPTLTIRPGFPVRVIVNRDLVLEPYRV, encoded by the coding sequence ATGACCAGCACCGAAGCGAATAGTGCCGGCAGCCCTCATTCGACCGCGCCGAAGACATCTGAGGAAATTGCTCGCTCTTTGCGCCTCCGCCCAGAACGCCCGCCTATTAAGCGTCTGTCGCGTAAGATTTTGGCTAGCGGGACAGCATTGGCGCTCCTTATGGTCCTTGCAGCCGTCCTCTGGGCCTTGCAGAACAATCGTACACGCCGGTCTGCTTCCGAAGAACTCTACAGCACTGATCACCACAATGTGGCCGATGGCTTGGCCGGACTGCCGCGCGACTATACGGGTATTCCGCGCGACGTGCCTCGCCTTGGACCGCCATTGCCCGGCGATCTCGGTCGTCCAATCGTTGCGGCTCAAGCGCAGGCAGGTCCGCTAGCGGTCGATGCCGAGCAGCAGCGAATGAACCAGGAAAGCGAGGCCGCGCGCATCAGCAAGGTCTTTGCGTCAACGAATGCTCGACCACCCGCGGCAATCACTCCCGCTGAGACCACCTCGAATGCTGTGGCATCGCCCGATGAGGCCTATGCTCAGAACGGACAAGATCGCAAGCTCGCGTTCATCAATGCCTCGATAGATCGCCGGACCACGAGCCCCGATCGTGTGACGAAGCCGGCTTCGCCTTACGTCGTGCAGGCCGGGTCCGTGATCCCCGCTGCGCTTATTACGGGGCTTCGCTCCGATCTGCCGGGTCAAATCACCGCGCAGGTGACGGAGAACATCTATGACACGCCGACGGGACGCTCGCTGCTAATCGCCCAAGGAGCGCGGCTGATCGGAATCTACGACAGCCAGGTTGCCTTCGGCCAGTCGCGCGTCCTCTTGGTCTGGACACGCCTCATCATGCCGAATGGCCGATCGATCATCCTTGAGCGCCAGCCGGCTGCCGACGCCGGGGGATATTCGGGGCTGCAGGACGAGGTCGATCATCATTGGGGCGAGCTGTTCAAGGCGGGGCTGCTGTCAACCTTGCTCAGCGTCGGGGCGGAGCTCGGCTCCGATGCCGGCAACAGTGACAGTGGTGTCCTCCAGGCGCTTCGCCGTGGGGCAGGGGACTCTTTCAACCAGACCGGCCAACAGATCGTTCGGCGTAACCTCAACATGCAGCCTACGCTGACAATCCGGCCGGGTTTCCCGGTGCGGGTAATCGTCAATCGCGATCTGGTCCTTGAACCATACAGAGTGTGA
- the trbK-alt gene encoding putative entry exclusion protein TrbK-alt: MSRGGGLKRMIIVVTAAVVPLLVVAVCTIQLRGDGDSPPAGSSASRAINPLGAKLEHCRKVTSEQLAELQECRLIWAENRRRFLGSKKTPSVTSADAQSSSPTPALAQPKNLDRLPQGWPPVATQERE; encoded by the coding sequence ATGAGCAGAGGGGGTGGACTCAAGCGCATGATCATTGTGGTCACGGCAGCTGTCGTGCCCCTCCTGGTTGTCGCGGTCTGCACAATCCAGCTTCGCGGTGATGGTGATAGTCCACCAGCAGGATCGTCGGCGTCCCGCGCAATCAATCCGCTTGGCGCCAAACTCGAACACTGCCGGAAGGTCACCTCCGAGCAGCTGGCAGAACTCCAGGAGTGCCGTCTGATTTGGGCGGAGAACCGCCGGCGCTTCCTGGGATCAAAGAAGACGCCATCCGTTACTTCCGCCGATGCTCAATCAAGCAGTCCGACACCGGCGTTGGCGCAGCCCAAGAATCTCGATCGTCTTCCCCAGGGCTGGCCACCCGTTGCAACACAAGAACGCGAGTGA
- a CDS encoding DUF2274 domain-containing protein: MRKERAKPKLGAVADDNPVKPTVNLPANVYRDLVAYTDLLARETGSQPRIQQNWLRRCLARFKATD; encoded by the coding sequence GTGAGAAAAGAAAGGGCCAAGCCGAAGCTCGGCGCCGTTGCCGATGACAATCCTGTCAAGCCTACTGTGAATTTGCCAGCAAATGTTTATCGGGACCTCGTCGCTTACACCGACCTGCTTGCTCGTGAGACTGGCAGCCAACCTCGGATCCAGCAAAACTGGTTGCGCCGATGCTTGGCGCGGTTCAAGGCGACCGATTAA
- the trbG gene encoding P-type conjugative transfer protein TrbG, producing MGKIMCPVLFACLVALSGCTTFKPPQISYDADIPPPASPSILAEGRPRSQHVPPSWTPAKGGKKGVAEAKEPVARIETANDAARVEPRKEGYFNAVQVFPFSPGALYQIYAAPGQITDIALEPGEQLTGSGPVSAGDTVRWVVGDTESGSGDTRRVHIMVKPTRSSIETNLVVNTDRRTYLIELRSREKPYMPSVAWFYPEDRMARAEAVPPTPVLPEPSQRRYRYTIEGDDPPWRPVGAYDDGRKVYVEFSPGIVQGEMPPLFVIGPDGKPEIVNYRTYRNVLIVDRLFAAAELRLGGDAQQKVRIVRSDRRS from the coding sequence ATGGGCAAGATCATGTGCCCCGTGCTGTTTGCTTGCCTAGTTGCACTCAGTGGCTGTACCACCTTCAAGCCACCGCAGATCAGCTACGATGCCGATATCCCGCCGCCCGCCAGTCCATCAATATTAGCGGAAGGGCGTCCACGGTCGCAGCACGTTCCACCGTCCTGGACGCCAGCCAAAGGAGGAAAGAAAGGGGTGGCGGAGGCGAAAGAGCCTGTCGCCCGGATCGAGACTGCCAATGATGCCGCACGCGTCGAGCCCCGGAAGGAGGGCTACTTCAACGCGGTGCAGGTATTTCCGTTCAGTCCCGGCGCCCTCTATCAGATTTATGCCGCTCCTGGACAGATCACCGATATCGCGCTCGAGCCTGGTGAGCAGCTCACGGGTTCAGGTCCGGTATCGGCCGGCGACACCGTGCGCTGGGTTGTCGGCGACACCGAAAGTGGAAGTGGCGACACCAGACGCGTCCATATCATGGTCAAGCCGACACGGTCCTCGATCGAGACCAATCTCGTGGTCAACACTGACCGGCGCACCTATCTGATTGAGCTACGATCGCGTGAGAAGCCCTATATGCCCTCGGTGGCCTGGTTCTATCCCGAGGATCGGATGGCGCGCGCAGAGGCCGTTCCGCCGACGCCAGTTCTTCCCGAGCCTTCTCAGCGGCGCTATCGCTATACCATTGAGGGCGATGATCCGCCCTGGCGGCCGGTCGGTGCCTATGACGACGGTCGCAAGGTCTATGTGGAATTCTCTCCTGGCATAGTTCAGGGCGAGATGCCGCCGCTATTCGTCATCGGTCCGGATGGCAAGCCTGAAATCGTCAATTACCGAACCTATCGTAATGTGCTGATTGTCGATCGGCTATTTGCCGCGGCTGAGCTGCGGCTTGGTGGCGATGCCCAGCAAAAAGTTCGGATCGTTAGAAGCGACCGGAGGTCTTAA
- the trbF gene encoding conjugal transfer protein TrbF yields MFKRPSVHYGRTPTPVTPYQKAAQVWDDRIGSARVQARNWRLMAFGSLILSAGLASGLVWQSTQGTVTPWVVEVDRLGQAQSVSPANPFYQPTDPQIAFHLARFIEDVRGLPADAVVLRQDWLRAYDFTTDRGAAALNNHARVNDPFAKLGKLQIAVEISSVIRASPESFRVAWVERRYENGQLAATERWTAILTLVIETPRDADRLRKNPLGVYVNAINWSKEVGQ; encoded by the coding sequence ATGTTCAAGCGACCGTCCGTTCACTATGGCCGCACGCCTACGCCTGTGACGCCCTATCAGAAGGCGGCCCAAGTTTGGGACGACCGCATCGGTTCGGCGCGCGTGCAGGCGAGAAACTGGCGGCTGATGGCTTTCGGTTCGCTGATCCTGTCGGCAGGGCTCGCATCCGGTCTTGTCTGGCAGTCGACCCAAGGCACCGTTACGCCCTGGGTCGTTGAGGTCGATCGTCTCGGCCAGGCGCAGAGCGTCAGCCCAGCCAATCCATTCTATCAGCCGACCGATCCGCAGATCGCCTTCCATTTGGCACGCTTCATCGAAGACGTGCGTGGACTTCCAGCCGACGCTGTCGTGCTGCGTCAGGACTGGCTGCGTGCCTATGACTTTACAACGGACCGCGGTGCCGCGGCCCTCAATAACCACGCTCGCGTCAACGATCCCTTTGCCAAGCTCGGCAAGCTGCAGATTGCGGTCGAAATATCGAGTGTCATCCGCGCCTCGCCGGAGAGCTTTCGCGTCGCCTGGGTCGAGCGCCGCTATGAAAACGGTCAGCTTGCCGCTACCGAACGCTGGACCGCCATCCTCACCCTCGTGATCGAAACCCCGCGTGATGCCGATCGCCTGCGTAAGAATCCGCTCGGGGTCTATGTCAATGCCATCAACTGGTCGAAGGAGGTCGGGCAGTGA